The DNA region atacacacacacacatacacacacacacacacacacacacacacatacacacacacacacactctctctctccccttgagGGAAATAGGGTCACACTggtttcttttgagaaaggctctcaTGTATCACAGACTAGTCTCAGACCTCCTTTGTAGTGgaagatgaccctgaactcctgaacTTATTTTCCTGCCTGTAGCTCCAAGAGTtcagggattacaggcatgcagccCCATGCCCAGTTTATGGGGATATAACCTAGGGGGATGGATCTTAGGGTTTTTAtgaatgttaggcaagcactctgccaacagCCACATTCCTGGTCCCACAACCACCACTGCTttttcaaggaaagaaaatgggaagAATGAGTGCTTTCCCATGGACACTCAAGAGACATCAAGAAACCAAAATAAACTTGGCTACCCAGGAACAGGGCAGGATAGTGGCAAGAAAGCTGAACTGCTTAGCAGAATATAGCCTTTCACCTCAACCCTGGGTGAGCCTGTAAGCAGAAAGTCAGAGCCTGGGCTAGGGCTTGTCCTGGATGGAAGACATAAGGAGAGGAAACAAGACTTTGGACTCACGTGTCACCTCTCCCTGACAGAAAAAGACTCCCATTGACTGGACCTTTCGACGAAGACCCTGGAGCAAAGACCAGGCATCAAACCAACCTTCATTCTCCAACCCtgacataagaaaaaagaaaactcaataaAGCACTGGGACCCTCCTTTTCCCAGTATACACCCCACACACTTCTTTAGGGCTTTAGAGGCAGGGAAGGTCATCTTGACCAACTGTACAAGAGTCCAGTCATGCTGAAGGCCAGAGAAGTAGCATGGTTTGGGGTGGGCCCTGTCACTCAGGAGGAAAGAGGTCCTCCTTCAGTGTGGAGATGGCACACTGAGACTTCCAACCCAAGGAGCCCTTCAATCCCCATCTTCAGGGAAAGAAAGCCATGTGCTGTGCAGGTGAACCTCACCATAAGATGCCAGAGCCACTCCCTCTGCGTTCATCCAGGGAAACTTGTTCTGCATCTGCTCAGGAGACATCAGACAGACCTTGGCTCCTTCCTGCCTAAGAGAAATGTGTACATCTCAGTTAATGAGTTAGGGAGAGAATCCTGGGGGAGAAACATGGACCTGACTCCATGAGAGGAAGTCCAGCTCACTCAAagctctcctcttttctttctctacacTCCTGTCTCTTCAGTACTCTCAACTGCTTGCCCCAGCCTACTCTATCTCCTTTCACAAGATGGTGAGGAACCACATTCCACTGTCTCCTGTAAAACACTTTCTTCTCTGCTGCCTGGCACAACCCTGTCCCTCAGAATGAGTGTCTGCTCTAAAACACTCACTGGCCAGGGAATGAGGGTGCCTGGAAACACTCCTACGAGCCAGTGTCTATTTTATCTGAGGCACAATGCCAGCTTCGCTAGATCTTGCCCCAGTTTCCCCACATGTAAAATGGGATGTTCTGATTAAATTAATGAAATGAGTTAGCATCTGCAAACATTTATCTAGCTTCACTAGTGAGATTCACAGCGTATCAGAAGAGAGCCTGTGCATACCACATCCCAAAGATGCCCAACCCTTAACTGACGAGAAGCTCAACGTGCTAAGGCCAACCTGCTGCCCACTTTTACTTACAGGCCACATTCAATTATTCCTATTTTTTGTCTGTGGCTACTTTTGTACAATAATGGCAGAGCAGAAAAGTTGAAACAGAGACAAAATGATAAGcaaaacctaaaatatttattgtctGGCCCTTTATGTACTTAGTTGATCTCTAACTAAGGATTCTTGTTAGAAGGCCAGTCCCCTGGCCACTCCCTAGAGATTCTGGTGTGTTGAGTCTAGGAAGTCTCTTACATGGGTGCTATGATCTGGGTTGTAGCCCTCCTCAAGAGGCCTTGAAAGTTTGAATAGGGCCATTTTCCTGATAATAAGAGCTACTGACAAGGAGGTTGAAATTACCTTCGGCTTCCCCATTCCTAGCTTGCTATAGGAGTTCACCAAGTATGTGAAGTCAAGAAGCAGCTCAGGGCACTGCTGGGCACCCACCTTTGCATTCTCACATTGCTTTCCAAGGTGGCAGCATCCTTTTCTGAAGCTAGCAAGAGACAGCCTGAGGGGTTGAACCGAAGTTCCACAGGAGGGGCGTCCACCACAGCTAGGTACTCCTGTGTGCAAAGCAAAAAAGTTGCTCTCCAAAGAGGCTGACATAAAAGGGAGCCTCCCTGGTCTCACTACAGCTCCAGGCGCAGTTGCCCAGATCAGGACAAACCCTTCTCTAGGCACTGATATTGGAAGGCAGTCAAGATCCCAATGCCTTGTTGCCTCAAACACACTACTTCTCCTTGGTTCCCCTGGCCAGCTAGACTCCTGATCTTTAGGCTAAAGAAGGGGCTCCCACCCCAGTCTTCAAATCTTACTGTACATACATTTATGTTCCGTAGAAAGTTGATTGAAAAGAGTGAGAGTTGGACATTCTCGGGAACAGAAAACTGCTGCCAAATCCCGCCCACAGAAGGCCCTGTGGAGGAAGCCCGTGAATACTGTGAAAAGAAAAACTGAGGTAGACTGTCACGATGTCATGTGTAATGGAATCCTGCAATGGAAGCTGTCAGTTATACATCTGAATGTAACGGGGGAATCATTTTTCAAGGAGCAAGTATGGGTAAACCTGTATGGAAGTCAATCCACAGCTAAGATATACAGTGTTTTAAATCATCAATGGCAGATGAACTGAGCAGAGGTCATCATAGGGCTGGGCATACTGGGACACGATAGTAATGGCCAGGAAGCCCAAGTGTTCGAAGTTAATCTCCCACAACTAATttacaagaaaggaaggaaggatatacTGAAGACAAACATGAGATTTGCAGCTAACGGCCAACAGCAAACAAGAACAACCAAGACTTCATAAATAGTGGGGCCTAAtcgaaggcagaggcagctgttTGCATGGATAATTAGCCAGATTACAAGCTGTCTTGGACAGACCTTCAGGGATGGAAGTACAATCGCCATGGAATCTGCTTCCGTAAGCAAAAGTCTAGGCAAATGTTCTGGAGCACAtgggtaatcccagcacttgggaggctgagaacGGAAGATgttgagttcagggccagcttcAGCTGTATATTAAGACCCTGTCGCCAAAGAGATTAAACAAATCCTcgtcccctcccccaacaaaacAATATTACTGCCAAGGTTCTTTTTTGAGGGAGGAAGAACCTGGAACTATTTCTTAAGCTCCAAAGTCGAAGGAAAGCACAGTCCCTGCCCTTCGGACTTCTAACAGGCTGTGCCCTCAGTAAGATAACTATCTTACTCCCTGACCTCACCGTGTGGTCCTGTTCCACaaccagcacctgcatggcacCTCGTCTACTCTCCAGCTTCTTCAGCCAAAAGGCCACAGACAGACCAAGAATCCCACCGCCGATGATGACCACATCCGACTGTTCTGGGGGCAGGTGGCTGGTGTCATACACCATTTCACATTGCTTTCCCGGCAGGATAGACTCAATCTTCTTCTTAAAGTCAGACACCTTTGTATCCCAGTCTGCAGGACATAGTTACAGTTAGATGGACTTAGGCTCTTCTCTACGTGCTTTGGGGGTTGGAGGATGGGCACAGGGAAAGGTGGGCTGAAATAGACGTTTGGGTTGGCACATCTCCAACGTCATTCTTTCTCATAAGATCAACTCATTCGCAGGGGTATTATTCCAACTTTGCTGTTTGGTCTTTGTCCCACCTGTCATGCATCTCCTCTAACAACTTCCTAAAATTACACTTTCTATTTCCCCGTCAAGCTAGGGTGACTCACattacttagtttttttttttctttttttttttttcagagctggggaccgaacccagggccttgcacttgctaggcaagggctttaccactgagctaaacccccaaccccacattaCTTAGTTTTACAGACCTTCTCTCCCTCCCGAGCCCCATTCTCAGATATTCAACTGCACATTTATCTCCACTCAGGTATACCAGGCCCAGAGAACACGAGTCCCCCTTCTAAAGCCGGGCACTTCTGTATGATCTTTATCCTTATCCATTACCACCAGCAACTTTCCATTTATTGTCCACTGGGAAGAGCCTCCTTGAGAACCATACACTTGGACTGGCTCTTTAACCTCTAGCAGGCAAGCCCACCCCTCTTCCCAGCTAACTCGATGCCCTGCCAGCACGAGGCAGGGGGTCGAACCTTGAAGGTCACGTATATGGAGGTTTTGGGCTCCCCAGAACCGCTAAAATATTTTCTCTGCTGCCCTCAGCTTTACCCAGAGTAAAGCCTCCTGTGCGTGTGCGTAGCCCCCGGGTAGGGAGGCCCGGGCACAGGCCAAGACGCAGCACTTTGCGAAACATGGCCTTACAGAGCCCGGCTTCTTCCAGCTTGAGGTGCCTGCCGCTCAGGCCGACTGTGTCTTTCTAGTCATCGGTCCGCGCCACAGGGAATAGACGCGAATGCGCCGATTAGCCGGCAGTGCTCTTTAGGCTCCACCCCTTCACGCTATAGGGAGCTAGCGCCTTGGGAGTCTCGCCCATGTTTGCTATTAGTTAGTCTTGCGCCTACGTCATCCCGCGCGCCCTAGCGGGGGAAGGGGCGGGACCCCTGCGGCCCGTAGCGGAAGTGCGGCTGAACCGGTTTCCGGGGGCTGCTGGTGTGACGTGTCCCGCGCTTGGCGCAGCAGGAAGCGGCGGCGGACGCGGCCCGAGTTCCCGGCGCCGGTCTCGGCCCCAAGTCTTCTCCCGCTTCCATCATGCTTGACTTCTTCACCATCTTCTCGAAGGGCGGGCTTGTGCTCTGGTGTTTCCAGGGCGTGAGCGACTCGTGCACCGGGCCCGTGAACGCGTTGATTCGTTCTGTACTGCTGCAGGTACCACTCCCGCGGGGCAGAACTCCGGGCTCTGGTCCCTCAGACCCAGACCGTGGTCCCCCTTCCAGTAATCATTCCGCGTCTTCTGTCCTGACCCCCTCAAACTGGTCGCTTACCGACCACCCAGGATCGCTTCCTTTCCTGGATCACTGTATCCCTAAACTTTGCGACGCCCCCCACACCTTCCGTTTCCGGGGCTCTAGCCCTGTTCTGGCGTCCTAATAGACTTGAGCTCTCTCTCCACTCATCCGGGCAGCTTGGTTTTCTATTGTTTTGAGGTTGGGTGAGACTGTGGATGTGAGAACAGCTTTCAGGTGAACTAAATGGTTCACAGCTGTTAGAAGATCTGATTGTTTATATATGATTGTTTACTTTCTGACTCCCACGTGTCGTGTCTCCTCTCCCAGCTTTATCCCTTGTCCCTacttggtgtctgtctgtctgtctgtctgtctgtctgtctgtctccttttctgGCTGGATGCTAGAGAAATGTCTCAGTATTCCCTTGTTGAGCCCGGGATAATATCTGGTTATTTCCCAAACATAGTTCAAAGTCTGGTTTTGCTGTGGATAGCCTGAATGCTGTAACACTCTTTTTCCAGGAACGGGGAGGTAACAACTCTTTCACTCATGAGGCTCTCACACTCAAGTATAAACTGGACAACCAGTTTGAACTGGTGTTTGTGGTAAGTGGGGTTATGTTAGAAAGACAAGTTATGTTCTCAACAGAATGTCCATTGATGAATCCAGTTAATTATGGGTATTGTGTGTGTGATAAAGTAATAGAAATATTAGGAATgtggaggggagaaagaaagcaaCTTCTGGGTAAGGTAGAAAGCTTGGCTGCCTCTCAGGACAGGAAACCTATCTCAGGAGGCCTGGGTTGAGTTGGCTTCCTTCCATGCTGGGCTGGCTTGTAAGGAGATCTTTTGGCCCTGTGTCCTTCCATAAACAGGTTGGCTTTCAGAAGATCCTCACACTGACCTATGTAGACAAATTGATAGATGATGTGCACCGGCTGTTCCGGGATAAGTACCGCACAGAGATCCAACAACAGAGTGCTTTAAGTTTATTGAATGGCACTTTTGATTTCCAAAATGACTTCCTGCGGCTCCTTCGGTGAGAGGCTTTCCCTCTTCATAAAGGGAAATTTTTCATGATCTGAGAGTGCCctgcctgggggttggggattcagctcagtggtagagcgcttgcctagcaagcacaaagccctgggttcggtccccagctctgaaaaaaagaaaaagaaaaaagggaaaaaaaaaagagtgccctGCCTGTAGGTGGCTTATCAATATTAACATGGGTTCAAACCAGTCACATTTTTGTAACTTGTTTCTGATTGTCCTTTTGATATGTGGGACCTTTTTCTGAAGTCAAGAGTCCTTCCTCTTACATGGATAGAAGGACCAACAGTCTCTTTTCTCTTCAGTGAAGCAGAGGAGAGCAGTAAGATCCGTGCTCCCACTACCATGAAGAAATTTGAAGATTCTGAAAAAGCTAAGAAACCTGTGAGATCCATGATTGAAACACGGGGGGAAAAGACcaaggaaaaagcaaaaaacaacaaaaaaaaggggTCCAAAAAGGAAGGTGTGTTTGAGTTTTCTGAACATGCTAGGGTATAGTGCTATAAAGGTCTGTAGTAGTCCTTTGGTCATTGCTGGCCTCCCTTAACTTAATGCTCACCCCCCATCATCCCCTTCTGGCATTGTAATCTCCAAGGTGTTTGGTACAAGTTTGTTCAAGTTAGCTGGGGAAAGGGGTAGGCTTAGCAGCTAGAGGTTAGAGCCAATTCAAGTGTATGACTCTTCCCAGTAGGCAATGCCATATAACAGGAAGGTTATTGGTGGTTGCAAGGATTTGGAAGAACTGTAGGTATTATATAGGTGCTTGGGATTTGTGTGTTTCTCCTTCAGTGAGGTTTCTCTTAACAGGTTCTGATGGCCCTTTGGCTACCAGCAAAACAGCCCCTGCAGAAAAGTCAGGTCTCCCAGTGGGACCTGAGAATGGGGAACTTTCCAAAGAGGAGCTGATACGTAGGAAGAGAGAGGAGTTCATTCAGAAGCATGGGAAGGGCCTGGACAAATCCAGGTGAGCAGCATTAACCAATCTCTGATGGTGGAATTCTTTTCTCATGTTCTTTGCTACTTTACTACTGTAACTTTTTCTTATGTAATCCTTTGCAGTAAATCTACAAAGTCAGATATTCCAAAGGAGAAAGGCAAAAAAGCACCCCGGGTGTGGGAACTAGGTGGCTGTGCTAACAAGGAAGTCTTGGATTACAGTACTCCCACCACCAATGGAACTCCAGAGGCAGCCCTTTCTGAAGATATCAACTTGGTAAGATGTATAAAGGTCAGAGTGAAGGTCACCATTAGCCAGAAATTGGGAAGGAAACAGAGGATATATCTGGATTTGGGAAACTATATTTGGAACTATATTTGGAGTTTCTCCAAGGCTCAAATATTAATGTTGACAAGAGTATATCCTGGGCTATTTCCCTCAGCCATTGGTTTTCCTGATcactttgtctgtctgttttccagATTCGAGGAACTGGGCCTGGGGGACAGCTTCAAGATCTGGATTGCAGCAGTTCAGATGATGAAGGGgctactcaaaacaccaaacctaGGTAGAAGGGTTTCAGGTGGGAGGTGGTGTGGATGCAGAATTGATGATTCATGCCTCCTGCCTGCTAGCCTTACGCGTTTTTGTGACCTTCTATAATTGTAGTGCTACCAAGGGAACTCTGGGTGGCATGTTTGGGATGCTGAAGGGTCTGGTGGGTTCCAAGAGCTTGAGTCGAGAAGACATGGAATCTGTGCTAGACAAGATGCGTGATCATCTCATTGGTGAGTCTGGAGGACTGAGCTGACTTACAGATTTACATGGCATAGTTCATTAGGAACAGAACCATTTTTTAAGCTGCTCTGTTCTTGAGACCTGATCATTGTTAGCACAGAACTCAcagctgtctctctcttctcagcTAAGAATGTGGCTGCTGACATTGCTGTCCAGCTCTGTGAATCTGTTGCCAACAAGTTAGAAGGCAAAGTGATGGGGACATTTAGCAGTAAGTATCTCCACAAGTCACAAAGTGCACATGCATTTCAGAGGTAATTCAGTCAGACAGCTTGGGTGTGTTCCTTTTGAATACACCTTTAATTTCTAAACCTCTAGGACATAATAGGACAATTAATTGAGATAATAATGTAATTAACAGTGTGATCTGAATTCTGAGAAAAACCTAGTATGGTCTTAATTCCATTAGATCAGAAAGATGTTGGGTATCAAGTATATTTGGTTTTATTACTGATCCCTCTATCTCCCTTTTAAGCTGTGACTTCAACAGTGAAGCAAGCTCTACAAGAGTCTCTGGTGCAGATCCTGCAGCCACAGCGTCGAGTAGACATGCTCCGGGATATCATGGATGCCCAACGTCGCCAGCGCCCTTACGTAGTTACCTTCTGTGGTGTTAATGGAGTGGGGAAGTCTACTAATCTTGCCAAGGTGAGCTCAGCTCCACATGCTTTTCCACCTGTGCTTTCAGATCGTGGTTCTATGTGAcaattttctttaactttttcgcagatctccttctggcttttagagaatGGCTTTAGCGTCCTCATTGCTGCCTGCGATACATTTCGTGCTGGGGCTGTTGAGCAGCTCCGCACACACACCCGGCGCCTGACTGCCCTTCATCCCCCGGAGAAGCATGGTGGCCGAACGATGGTGCAGTTGTTTGAAAAAGGCTATGGCAAGGACGCTGCTGGCATTGCCATGGAAGCCATTGCCTTTGGTAGTGTGGGGACCAAGGGGCTTGTGGTGTCCTTATCCCTGGGAATTTGCACAGACTTAAGTTTACCATATGGTTACTAGAGAAGTCCTGGTAAATTACTTGCATGGGAAGTTTTGGGTGGTAATGTGAGTAGTTAAAGGAAAAGCTAGTGTATCCTAACTATAGACCTGAATGTGGTCTTTTTCTACTTGTGTCCTTTCCCTGAATGGTTTTGGTAGTAGCCAAGAATAGGACAGGGTTTTCCTTGCATTACCTAAGTAAGTCTAGTTAGGTAAACAGGGTAGGCTTTTCAAATAAGCCAGACTTGGATATCTTAGGAAGCTGGCAGTGAGCATGAATGACAATTGGGTGACTTTTCACTTAGCTAGAGTAGGAAGTCTTCCAGAAATTGGTAGTGCTTGCAGTTGACCATGTTTCTCTCTCTAGCACGTAACCAAGGCTTTGACGTGGTGCTGGTGGACACTGCTGGCCGCATGCAAGACAATGCTCCTCTGATGACTGCCCTGGCCAAACTCATTACTGTCAATACACCTGACTTGGTGCTGTTTGTGGGGGAGGCCTTAGTAGGCAATGAAGCTGTGGATCAACTGGTGAGGGTTTGGGCCCAGTTCCCTTACAACTTAAACTTTGGCAAATTAGATCGGTTCTTATGTCACCCTTTCCCTTTTTAGGTCAAATTCAACAGAGCCTTAGCTGACCATTCTATGGCTCAGACACCTCGGCTCATTGATGGCATTGTTCTAACCAAATTTGACACCATTGATGACAAGGTAAAAGTGGATGATTGGATAAAATGAAACTGAGAATGAGGAATGGctgtctttaaaagaaatgagtgggggttggggatttggctcagtggcagagcgcttgcctaggaagcacaaggccctgggttcggtccccagctccgaaaaaaaaagaaccaaaaaaaaaaaaaaaatgagtgagtGAAATCGGCTTGAGTTAACTGGCCATCCTTTTTATCTTCTTCAGGTGGGAGCTGCTATTTCTATGACATACATCACAAGCAAACCCATCGTCTTTGTGGGTACTGGCCAGACCTACTGTGACCTACGCAGTCTCAATGCCAAGGCTGTGGTGGCTGCCCTCATGAAGGCTTAATGTGGCTCTTGCCTAATACCAAATCGCCGCTTGCCCAAGTCCCTATTCCTGTATCAAGAATGTGCTTTAGAGTATGTGAGCAACTTGTCTTCAGTGTAGTACAAAGGCAGAGTGAGGGGAGCTTTGGAGACTTGCAGCTCCTTCTAACCCAACCCTTTGTTCACCCCTACCTCCTGCAAGGAGGGTCTAATCATGTTACAATCACTGCCCAGTGACCTTCCCTCTTCCTACTCAGGCATCCCCTTCACTCTGCCTACAGACTCCATCCATATCACCTGTACCTGGAGTGTTGCTAACTAGTGTTGCAGAGCCATGGTGAGATAAGGAGCAGTTTGAGGTCCCAGCTCTGGATCTTAGTGGCACCTATCTAGAATACAGCTTCTGGGTCCCTGGTGCCAGGATGGGTCACCTCACTGTGGCAGTGATGGTGGCCCATTCTTAATTGCTGCTAATTATAAATCTGGTGATGAAAACTCCACACCTGATTGTTGCCCCAAAGCATCAGTTAGGCCTTGTTACAAATGCGAGGTAAGTGCCCACTTCTCTCAGAAACAAAGGGAGCAGAGTTGCCTTCCAACCTGTCCCTGCTCCCAAAATCCAGATGGAAGCTTTGCATGTTTGCCTTCCTGGGAGAAAACCAGTTGTTAGAAGTGTTACTGTCCATATCCCACCCAACCCAACCCTTAAGCTCCTGAGCAGGTCCTGGcttttcctcattctcttctACAGTGCCTGGTAGACAAGTGCTACGTTCAAGAACACAAACCTCTTGTTAAGACTTGTCCTGTAGTTTGGTATTACAGATGTGCTACTAGTGCAATAAGGTGAAGGCTGTCTGCCCAGAGaaatacataatttatataagaaaataaatttcataaagaaattgccTCTTaggtttatattattttatataggatttaaaattaaaatgctaactcATACTAGCTATAGTTCTTGGGCTTCTTTTTGGCAAGGGCATGATAGGAACTGATAGTGCTCTAAGGAACAGGGTACATGCTTGTCCTGAGAAAGATCACCCTACCTATGATGAaaatagaagaatgcaagtttCAAGTTTAACAATGCCTCTTCAAAGTAGAGCCAGAGCCCTGGCAAGTAAACGAACAAGCTTTTAATACAGCTCAGTTATGTAAAATACTGTACACTGTAAAAGATCTAGAAAACTAGAGCTTCGAGTCATGTTTTAAAAAAGCCATAAGCTCAATTGAAAAACCAAGTGGAGTACAAAACTGCAACAAGAGCCCACTGACTCCATGACTTCTTGCTCTTCCAGTCCTGCAGAGCTGGAGCCATAGCCAGGAGTCATCACATTGGTCTGCTGTGTAGATAAGCCTGTCCAGCCTTGGGGTAGGTAGGAGCTGCATTGGGTCCTGATGTCATTTGGGTATTAAACTGGACCAGGCAGCAGAGTATGGAGAAACAGCCAGCATGGAGGGAAGGTGCAACACTGCCACCCCTATTCTACCCCGAGCTTCACTGGGTATTGGTACTTCCTAGGAGCTGTGCTGAGTTCTCGCACGTTTGCTTGTTAACACATCCACAGGAAGGCCCCACAGCATGGTCTAATGGCGACTTCGGCTTGCTCAAGTACTACAGCCTATGGGGAAACAAAAGACAATGAAGTTCCACAAAGCAAGTCTACACATCTGAAGCTGCAGGTGTCACTTAGTCCTAACTTTTCAGAAAGAGTTGATTCAGAGAATCTAAAAGTAGGAGAGGCAAATTAGGATTCCCTATAATCTAAAAGTTTTAGGAAAACTTTCTGTGACTGACAGAACAGGAAATGTACCTCTTATTTCACCATGTGCTGCAGATGAACCATTTAGCTGGCCTTCTCTTGCCATCCCTGTTAAAAACAATATTGGTATAGGCATTAGATGAAGATCAAAACACATCAGTACACGTGATAAAGTCAGGACAACTTCGGGGCATTTGTTTTCTCCACTATGGATTGCAGGAATAGAATTCAGGTTGTCAAACTTGGCACCAAATGACTTTACCCATAGTTATCTTGGCAGCCCTGGGAAAGCTAAACCTATTGGTGGCAGAAATGAAAACTAAGGGGATCTGATAGAAGATGAGGTTAAGAGTAACCTTCAGATTGGCTAGTGAAACAAACAGAACAGGTTCCTTATTGCACTAAAGTTGGTTGACCTTGCCACGTTAGGCTACAGTTCAAATCCTCTAAAGCTCTAGCCTTCCTGGTAGTTAGACGTCTAGCAAGACTGCttgttcaaacaaacaaaaaaccccaaacctctTATTTCAACTTTTTAGAGTAATTTTTTATGTAAATGAatattttgcttgcatatatgttttTGCACCATGTACATGGCTCGTGCCTgagggaggccagaagatgtcagaatttctggaactggaattaacaGGCAGTTATGAACCACCCACCATATGAATCCTGGGATTTGAACGCAGGTCCTctggagcagtcagtgtttttaccaaatgagctgtctctccagcccctgaaacatTTTACATAGATCAAACATGGCTGCTTACTCTGTTCTCAGGTTCACACATATAGCTTATTTTTTTACTAAAAATCACCTCTCCCTGTTTCACTAACTGTATTTCATGTAGTCAGGATGTATGTACTAATAAATGCAAAGCAGGGCATGGCGATGCATGTCTACAAACTCAGGTCTTGGGAGAGTGCGGATGAGAGATCATGATTCCAAGTCCAACCTGGCTACACAGCTATATTCAGGAAAATAGAGAACATAGAGTAAAAccctgtgtttgtttttaaaaaggtacATAAGACTAAGCTTTGTTCataactgaaaagaaaagaatggtcAAATCAGAAGTCAGttgtttggttaatttttttggTTAAGTTGGTTAAAGCACttatttattaaataaca from Rattus norvegicus strain BN/NHsdMcwi chromosome 8, GRCr8, whole genome shotgun sequence includes:
- the Foxred1 gene encoding FAD-dependent oxidoreductase domain-containing protein 1 isoform X1; amino-acid sequence: MFRKVLRLGLCPGLPTRGLRTRTGGFTLDWDTKVSDFKKKIESILPGKQCEMVYDTSHLPPEQSDVVIIGGGILGLSVAFWLKKLESRRGAMQVLVVEQDHTYSRASSTGPSVGGIWQQFSVPENVQLSLFSINFLRNINEYLAVVDAPPVELRFNPSGCLLLASEKDAATLESNVRMQRQEGAKVCLMSPEQMQNKFPWMNAEGVALASYGLENEGWFDAWSLLQGLRRKVQSMGVFFCQGEVTRFITSSNQMETPTGEQVVLRRINNVHVKMDKSLEYQPVECAVVVNAAGAWSGQIAELAGIGKGLPGTLQGTKLPVEPRKRYVHLWHCPQGPGLETPLVADISGVYFRREGLGSNYLGGCSPTEEEEPDPTNLEVDHDFFQNKVWPHLVQRVPSFKTLKVQSAWAGYYDYNTFDQNGVVGPHPLVVNMYFATGFSGRGLQHAPGIGRAVAEMILEGHFKTIDMSPFLFTRFYLGEKLQEHNIL
- the Srpra gene encoding signal recognition particle receptor subunit alpha, which codes for MLDFFTIFSKGGLVLWCFQGVSDSCTGPVNALIRSVLLQERGGNNSFTHEALTLKYKLDNQFELVFVVGFQKILTLTYVDKLIDDVHRLFRDKYRTEIQQQSALSLLNGTFDFQNDFLRLLREAEESSKIRAPTTMKKFEDSEKAKKPVRSMIETRGEKTKEKAKNNKKKGSKKEGSDGPLATSKTAPAEKSGLPVGPENGELSKEELIRRKREEFIQKHGKGLDKSSKSTKSDIPKEKGKKAPRVWELGGCANKEVLDYSTPTTNGTPEAALSEDINLIRGTGPGGQLQDLDCSSSDDEGATQNTKPSATKGTLGGMFGMLKGLVGSKSLSREDMESVLDKMRDHLIAKNVAADIAVQLCESVANKLEGKVMGTFSTVTSTVKQALQESLVQILQPQRRVDMLRDIMDAQRRQRPYVVTFCGVNGVGKSTNLAKISFWLLENGFSVLIAACDTFRAGAVEQLRTHTRRLTALHPPEKHGGRTMVQLFEKGYGKDAAGIAMEAIAFARNQGFDVVLVDTAGRMQDNAPLMTALAKLITVNTPDLVLFVGEALVGNEAVDQLVKFNRALADHSMAQTPRLIDGIVLTKFDTIDDKVGAAISMTYITSKPIVFVGTGQTYCDLRSLNAKAVVAALMKA
- the Foxred1 gene encoding FAD-dependent oxidoreductase domain-containing protein 1 isoform X4 — translated: MFRKVLRLGLCPGLPTRGLRTRTGGFTLDWDTKVSDFKKKIESILPGKQCEMVYDTSHLPPEQSDVVIIGGGILGLSVAFWLKKLESRRGAMQVLVVEQDHTYSRASSTGPSVGGIWQQFSVPENVQLSLFSINFLRNINEYLAVVDAPPVELRFNPSGCLLLASEKDAATLESNVRMQRQEGAKVCLMSPEQMQNKFPWMNAEGVALASYGLENEGWFDAWSLLQGLRRKVQSMGVFFCQGEVTRFITSSNQMETPTGEQVVLRRINNVHVKMDKSLEYQPVECAVVVNAAGAWSGQIAELAGIGKGLPGTLQGTKLPVEPRKRDQVWRHRWLQTSVECISDGKDWAATT